One stretch of Manis pentadactyla isolate mManPen7 chromosome 10, mManPen7.hap1, whole genome shotgun sequence DNA includes these proteins:
- the LOC118931237 gene encoding olfactory receptor 6C2-like — translation MKNHSSITFILLGLTDDPLLQVFLSVFLFLTYIFTVAGNLIIVLLTLLDPHLKTPMYFFLRNFSILEIIFTTVCVPRFLYSLTTGDRRITFNACAVQLFFVILIGAAEFFLLTAMSYDRYVAICKPLHYTTIMSDRVCTILVLLCWLTGLIVILPPLSLAVQLDFCNSYLVDHFGCDASPLLMIACSDTQFIEQLVVIMAVLTLIFTLVCVIVSYTYIIKTILRLPSAQQRKKAFSTCSSHMIVVSITYGSCIFIYIKPAKEGVAMNKVVTLLNTSVIPLMNPFIYTLRNKQVKQAFKDSLKKMAFLSKN, via the coding sequence ATGAAAAATCATTCTTCAATAACATTCATCCTACTAGGATTAACAGATGACCCACTACTAcaggtttttctttcagtatttctgtttctcacctACATTTTCACTGTTGCTGGAAATCTCATCATTGTGCTCCTCACTCTGCTGGACCCTCACCTTAAaacacccatgtactttttccttcggaatttctccatcttagaaataatatttacaacTGTCTGTGTTCCTCGATTCCTGTATAGCCTGACAACTGGGGACAGAAGGATTACCTTTAACGCTTGTGCTGTCCAATTATTTTTTGTCATCCTCATTGGGGCAGCGGAATTTTTTCTTCTaactgccatgtcctatgaccgctacgtggccatctgcaagcccctgCACTACACCACCATCATGAGTGACAGGGTTTGCACCATTCTTGTCCTTTTGTGTTGGCTGACTGGGTTAATTGTCATACTCCCTCCGCTTAGCCTAGCAGTTCAGCTGGATTTCTGTAACTCCTATCTCGTTGACCATTTTGGCTGTGATGCATCTCCTCTTCTGATGATTGCATGCTCAGACACTCAATTTATAGAGCAGCTCGTGGTAATCATGGCTGTGCTGACCCTCATTTTTACATTAGTCTGTGTAATTGTGTCCTACACATACATCATCAAGACTATTTTAAGACTCCCTTCAgctcagcaaagaaaaaaagctttctccacctgttcttcccacatgattgtagtttccatcacctatggaagTTGCATCTTCATCTACATCAAACCAGCAAAGGAAGGCGTGGCCATGAATAAGGTGGTGACATTGCTCAACACGTCAGTCATCCCTCTGATGAACCCTTTCATTTATACTCTGCGGAACAAGCAAGTCAAGCAAGCCTTCAAGGACTCATTAAAAAAGATGGCATTTCTTTCAAAGAATTAG
- the LOC130679340 gene encoding olfactory receptor 6C70-like: MSNDRYVAICKPPHYTTIVSNRVCYQLVFSSWVTGFLIIFPPRILGLKLEFCASNVIGHFICDSSPILQISCSDTHFLELMCFLLAIVTLMVTLMLVILSYGYIIKTILKFPSIQQRTKAFSTCSSHMIVVSISYGSCIFTYIKPSANDRVTLSKGVAVLNTSVAPLLNPFIYTLRNQQVKQAFKDMVQKLSFRQINEKILKK; the protein is encoded by the coding sequence ATGTCCAATGACCGTTATGTGGCTATATGTAAACCCCCGCATTATACCACCATCGTGAGCAACAGAGTTTGCTACCAACTTGTATTCAGCTCCTGGGTAACTGGATTCCTGATTATCTTTCCTCCAAGGATCTTGGGACTCAAGTTGGAATTCTGTGCTTCCAATGTCATTGGTCATTTTATTTGTGATTCATCCCCCATCCTGCAGATCTCTTGTTCTGATACACATTTCCTAGAGCTAATGTGTtttctcttggctattgtcaCACTAATGGTCACACTGATGTTAGTGATTCTCTCTTATGGCTACATCATTAAAACAATTCTCAAATTCCCTTCTATTCAGCAAAGGACCAAAGCCTTTtctacctgttcttcccacatgattgtAGTTTCCATCTCTTATGGTAGCTGTATCTTCACGTACATAAAACCATCAGCAAATGATAGAGTGACTTTAAGCAAAGGAGTAGCTGTGCTCAATACCTCAGTTGCCCCCTTATTGAATCCTTTCATTTACACCTTAAGGAACCAGCAAGTGAAACAGGCATTTAAGGACATGGTCCAGAAACTTTCATTTCgtcaaataaatgagaaaattctaaaaaaatga